Part of the Methanothermobacter sp. MT-2 genome is shown below.
TCTTCAACCCTTTTTGAGGGCTTTAATGTTCGATCACAATTGGTAGTCCACCATCTGCAATACTTTCGAATACATGTTCTTCAGATCTGGCTTTTTCTTGTTTTGGCTTTACTATCATGACTTAAGTATCTTTTTGAGAGATTTTTCTCCTTTCTTTTACCTTATTCACTTCTTTGAGTAAGCGGGTTGTAAAGCCACCTTGCAAATTTACAGTTGGTCTAACAATCTATTCTCGGCTTCCTTCAACAGATAGACTTTGGAACTTGTAAATATGGAAATTTTGGTATTCTCTCCTTGAGGATTCCACGTAACTTTTGAGGAGCGTTTAAAAGTTACTATAGTGTTTTTTCAGACTAGATTAACTCACTCTCCTTGCTGTATCCCCCCCATTTGAAAGGGGGAATTAGCAGCAACAAAAAGTTAAATAATCATATTCACCCCATATTTTTATGGTGAGGGAGGAGATGAAAAGTATGAGACCTGAATGGAGGAAAAGCATAAAAAGGACTATTATAGTCCATGCAGACGATCTTGAGGTGAAATCTGCACCATCTATCCCTTCCAAGACAAAAAAGCCAAAAATTGTTAGAAAAAGCACCATAAAAATACACAGAGTACATTACAAACCTAATAGGATGACCAGAACCTTAATCTTAGGGATTTTATCCATACTTACATTTGGCCTTGCAACTATAGCATACCTCTTCTATAAAATTTCAAAAAAACAATAAACATCATAATAACTATTGTGGAACCTTAAAAAAATATCCTTTAGATTTCCCCCATTTTATTTTATTAAGAAGAATATGGAATCTTAAGGATGAACCCTCTCTAGTCTGATTGTCTATGTATTGACAAAAGGAGTGTTTTTATCAAAAATTTGTGTGTGGGGGTTGATTATACCCCCCATGAGGTGCTATAATAGTAGTTTATTTGTTTATTAGTTTTAGGCCGGTTATTGCTGCTGTGTTTGTGTCTAGTGCGCGTAGGTCATCTGGGTTGAATTGTCTTATATCGTCGTGTCCTGCAAGTTGTGCTAGCATCTTGGTTTCCTCTGTCATGGCTTTTATGTAATTTGCGACTTTTCTTGCTCCTATGTCAACGTCTAACCTTTTTCTAAGTTCTGGGTCCTGTGTTGCAACACCTACTGGACATTTTCCTGTGTAGCACATTCTGCAGGCTCGGCATCCCATTGCTATCATTGCACCTGTTCCAATATATACTGCGTCTGCTCCCATTGCCATTGCCTTGGCAACATCTGCACCGCTTCTTATCCCACCAGTTATGATGAGATCTATCTCATCTTTTAGACCCATATCTTCTAGGCTGTTTACTGCTTGTACCAGTGCTGAGAGTGTTGGTATACCTGTATGTTCGATTACGACCTCTGGGGCCGCTCCGGTTCCCCCTTCCATACCATCAACAGATATTATGTCGGCTCCTGCTTCTGCTGCTATCCTAACATCCTCGTATACTCGTCCTGGTCCGAATTTGACTATGATTGGGACTTTCCAATCTGTGACTTCCCTTAAAAGTTCGATGTGTTTTGCCAGGTCTTCTCTGTCTGTTGCATCTAAGAATCTTGCTGGGCTTAGAGCATCTGTACCTTCTGGTATGCCCCTGATTTTGGCGACTTCTGGGCTTACTTTTTCTGCTAGTAGGTGTCCTCCCATTCCTGGTTTGGCTCCTTGGCCTATTTTTACTTCTATTGCGTCTCCGACGTTTAAGTATTCTGATGAGACTCCGAATCTTCCTGAGGAGTATTGTACTATGAGTTTGTCTGCTAGTTCTCTTTCTTCTGGTAGCATGCCGCCTTCTCCTGTATTAGCGCAGGATCCTACCATTGTTGATCCCTTGGCCAGTGCTAGTTTACTTTCTCTGCTGAGTGCTCCGAATGACATTCCTGCTATAAGTACTGGTGTTTGTAGTGTGAGTGGTTCTTCTGCGTATCTTGTCCCTAGGGTTACCTTTGTGTTGCATGGTTCTCTGTATTTGTCTACTGGTGCTATTGATGCTTGTGCTGGTACTATTAGTATGTCGTCGAAGTTTGGGAGTCTTCTTTCTGTTCCGAAGCCTCTTAGGACGTATTTACCGGCTTTGGATGTGTATCTTATGTTTGCTATTGTCCTAGGATCCCATATGCTGCCCGCTCCACTTGGTAGGAGTACTGGGCAGGCTGCTAGGCATGATCCGCACATTATACATTTTTTCTTGTCGATTTCGGGGTGGTTGTCCACGACTTTTATGGCGTCTACTGGGCATACCATTTCGCAGGTTCCGCAGAATACGCAGAGTCCTTGGGTGGCTGCTGCAAGATCTGATGATGGTGATGATGGCGTCAATGAACTTGATGATGTTGTGGCTTTTAGTTCGAATCCTTTTTGTATGTCACTTACAACTTCTCTTACATCGACTGCTTCTAGACATTTTTTTTCGCATGCGGCTACGCATGCTGGTGTGTCTCCTGGTTTTTCTATGCAGCTTTGGTCGCATTTTATCATGCCGTCGTCTGAGTATGTTATGGCGCCTATTGGGCACATTAGCATGCATAGTTTGCAGCCTATGCATGCTTCTTGTTCTATTTTAACGATTCCATGTTCTTTTCTTATGGCGTCTCTGAAGCATCCTCTTGCGCATGCTGGGTCGACGCATTGTTGGCATACTATTGCATGGTATCCATCTTCAAGTTCGTTTAGGAATATTGAAGTGTGACCTGTGACCTTTTCGCATGCTTCTATACATTCGTTGCATCCATCACATTTTTCAGGGTCTGTTAGGAGTATTTGCACCATTTAAGTCACCTCTTTATCCGTAGAATGGGCGGAGTTTTTTTCGTTGTATTTTTTTGAAGTTTTCTACTTCGGCTTCTATCCCATAATCGTAGAAGAGTTTTGAGAGTTTTAGTGTGTCTTCTTTTTCTAGGCTGCTTACTTTGGTGTTGGTTCCTGTTTCGAAGTCTCCGGCCACGTAGATGTTGCCTCCTATTATCCAGTCTC
Proteins encoded:
- a CDS encoding glutamate synthase, large subunit; its protein translation is MVQILLTDPEKCDGCNECIEACEKVTGHTSIFLNELEDGYHAIVCQQCVDPACARGCFRDAIRKEHGIVKIEQEACIGCKLCMLMCPIGAITYSDDGMIKCDQSCIEKPGDTPACVAACEKKCLEAVDVREVVSDIQKGFELKATTSSSSLTPSSPSSDLAAATQGLCVFCGTCEMVCPVDAIKVVDNHPEIDKKKCIMCGSCLAACPVLLPSGAGSIWDPRTIANIRYTSKAGKYVLRGFGTERRLPNFDDILIVPAQASIAPVDKYREPCNTKVTLGTRYAEEPLTLQTPVLIAGMSFGALSRESKLALAKGSTMVGSCANTGEGGMLPEERELADKLIVQYSSGRFGVSSEYLNVGDAIEVKIGQGAKPGMGGHLLAEKVSPEVAKIRGIPEGTDALSPARFLDATDREDLAKHIELLREVTDWKVPIIVKFGPGRVYEDVRIAAEAGADIISVDGMEGGTGAAPEVVIEHTGIPTLSALVQAVNSLEDMGLKDEIDLIITGGIRSGADVAKAMAMGADAVYIGTGAMIAMGCRACRMCYTGKCPVGVATQDPELRKRLDVDIGARKVANYIKAMTEETKMLAQLAGHDDIRQFNPDDLRALDTNTAAITGLKLINK